From the genome of Flavobacterium sediminis:
TGTTGCTGTACCAAAAACCGTTGTTCCTGAACCACTTTGTGGATTAAATCTATAATACGTTGCTCCGTTAAAAGTATCTGTTCCTACTATTTCAAAAGGGTCAGCAGCAGTTCCGTTTTGATCAAATTGCCACCAATTTCCTATTGTGGTAGGCCAGTAATCTCCTGTTGAAGTACCGCCTCCGCTTGTTCCCCCACCATTATTACCTGTACCTCCATTGTTGTTACCTCCTCCGGTTGAATTATTATTTCCCGGATCTCCCGGAATTGATTGTAAAACGGCCGGATCAATTGGTTCTGTATCACAAGAATACAAAACGGTTAAAGCAAATAATCCGGTTAAAAAAGTAAATAATTTTATTTTTTTCATTTTAGGGTTAATTTTTAAACGTTTCAAATGTAATTTTTTTTTTCTACTTTTTGGGTATTCTTGTCAATAAAATTAGCCCAACTATAAAAAACAAGATCAAAAATAATATGGCATTTTGGGCTTTACCAGTAATATCTGTAACATAACCATAAATAAACATTCCGATCACGATCCCTATTTTTTCAGCCACATCATAAAAGCTAAAAAAGGAAGTAGTATCTGCTGTATCTTCAGGAATTAATTTTGAATAGGTGGAACGTGAAAGAGACTGTATTCCGCCCATAACCAAACCAACAGAAGCGGCTGCAATATAAAAATCACTAGGTGTAACCACAAAATAAGCATACGCACAGATCAAAATCCATAAAAAATTAATTCCGATCAGAGTAATAATATTACCGAATGTTTTAGAAGCTTTTGACGTAAGCCAGGCACCGAGAACAGCTATAAGCTGAATCAGTAATATACTTACAATTAATCCCTGAGTTCTTTCACCATCACCTCCCCATTCAACTTCTTTTTCACCAAAATAAGCCGCTATGATCATAACGGTCTGAACAGCCATACTGTATACAAAAAATGCTCCTAAATATCGTTTTAACGGTCTGATCTCTTTTAATTGTTGCCAAACTTTTAACAATTCCCTGAATCCGTTAAAGAATGTATTTCGATGAAGTTTATTACTATTTTTTCCATTAGGTAAATAATAATAGGTATACTGACTGAATCCTATCCACCAAAGCCCTACTAAAACAAAAGAATAGCGCATCATTTGCGTTTTTTCTTCATCAGGAACACTCATCACCATGATTAAATTAAGAATCAATAAAACCACACTTCCTATATAGCCCATCCCAAAACCTTTTGCGCTGATTCTATCTTGTTGTTCTACATAAGCAATATCAGGCAAATACGAATTGTAGAAAACCAGACTTCCCCAAAAACCTATTAGTGCTAACATATAAATGAAGAGTCCCAATACAATAGTATCTAACGAAAAGAAATAAAGCAACATACAGGAAATTGATCCCATATAACAGAAAAATTTTAAAAAGAATTTTTTATTCCCCAAATAATCGGCTATACCTGAAAGTAACGGTGAAATAATTGCAATAATAATGAATCCGATAGCTGTGGTATAACTGATCAAAGATTCACTTCGTACAGATTGATTAAAAACCGTAATTTCTTCAATACCTTTTATACGGAACAAGGCTCCGTAATATAAAGGAAAAATTGAGGATGAAATTACTAAGGCATAAACTGAATTAGCCCAATCATAAAATGCCCAAGCATTCAATAACTTCGGACTTCCTTTTTCTAGTGTTCTCATGAGTATCAATAAAAAATCCCGACTAATATCGGGATTTGAAATTGATTTATAAAATATTATTTGAATGTAACGCCAAAAGCTGCGGCTTCTTTCTTAGCTTCCGGTATCAAACTTTTAATGTTATCAATACGCGTTTGATTGCTAGGGTGCGTACTCATAAATTCCGGTGGTGCTGATCCTCCTGACTCAGCAGCCATTCTTTCCCAGAAAGTTACAGCTGTATCCGGATTGTATCCTGCAATTGCCATCAATGTTAAACCGATCATATCTGCTTCACTTTCATGTGCACGACTAAAAGGTAACATTGCTCCGTATTGGCTTCCTGCTCCGTAAGCTGTCATCCACAACTGTTGCTCTTCGACACTTTTATTTCCGGTAGCTATAGCTACTCCGGCTGCTCCGGCTTGTTGCAATACACCTGCACTCATTCGTTGTTGCCCGTGATTGGCTAACGCATGTGCTACTTCGTGTCCTAAAACAGTTGCTAAACCGGCATCATCCTTGCAAACCGGTAAAATCCCTGAATACACTACAATTTTACCTCCGGGCATACACCAGGCATTAACCTCTTTGCTATCTACTAATTTATAATCCCACTCATAACCATCCAGATACCCCGTATAGCCATGTGCATTTAACCATCTTTCTGCTGCCGTTTTAATTTTACGACCAACATTCTCAACACGTTTTGCTTCTGTTGTTCCGGTAATTACTTTGTTTTCAGATAAAAATTGATCGTATTGCTGAAATGCCATCGGAAGTATCTGACTATTAGGCACTAATGCTAATGAGTTTTTACCGGTAAAGGGGTTTTTAGAACAGGCCATTACTAAACCCAGTAAAGCCATTAAAACTAATTTTACTTTTAGATTCATAGAATTTTATTTAGTGTCATTTTTATAATTTCAATACAAATTTAAACAAGCTTTACAAATCTTACAAAAGGAGTTCTTAAAAAAATCTTAATAGACTGACAATCCTTCTTTTTAATTGTATTTTTGTTTTGACCAAATTACTAATCGAAATGAAACATAACAAAAAAAGTGCCAATGCTAATATTCCAAAAGGTATTTTATTAACCGCTAAAGTTCTTCAGAAACTTTCTTCTGACCTAACCGTAAAGTTTGCCCAAAAATTATTTGCTACTCCTTTAAAACATAAAATACCGAAAAGAGAATTTGAAATGGAAGAAAACACCATTCAAAAACTGTTGAAAATTCCTGAAATAGGTAAAGAAGTGATGGTGTATGAATATGGCAAAAGTGATAAAAAAGTTTTATTAGTTCATGGTTGGTCCGGCAGAGGAACTCAATTGGTTAAAATTGCAGATGCTTTGATTGATTTGGGTTACCAAACGATTAGTTTTGACGCACCGGCGCACGGAAAATCAAGTGGTAATACAACTTTAATGACTGATTTTATTGCCTCTGTCATGGAAATTGAAAAACACTACGGTCCGTTTGAATTTGCTATCGGGCATTCCTTAGGAGGCATGACTGTTCTTAATTCTATTAAACAGGGATTACAGGTTAAGAAAGCAGTTATTATAGGCAGCGGCGATAGTGTGACAGATATTTTAAAAGATTTTATCGGGAAATTAAAACTGAAAGCTATTTATGTTCAAAAAATGAAAGAGGCCTTTGAAAACGAACTAAACGGCGATATGGAATCCTATTCAGGATATGTAGCTGCCGAAGCTGTTTCCGTTCCGTTTTTAGTCATTCACGACAAAGATGATGAAGATGTTCCTTATCGTGCCTCTGAAAATATCGTAAAACATCTGAAACAAGGAAGCCTGTACCTAACCGAAGGCTTAGGACATCGAAAAATATTAGGTGATAAAAAAGTTATTGAAACCTTACTTCAATTTCTGGCTAAC
Proteins encoded in this window:
- a CDS encoding MFS transporter produces the protein MRTLEKGSPKLLNAWAFYDWANSVYALVISSSIFPLYYGALFRIKGIEEITVFNQSVRSESLISYTTAIGFIIIAIISPLLSGIADYLGNKKFFLKFFCYMGSISCMLLYFFSLDTIVLGLFIYMLALIGFWGSLVFYNSYLPDIAYVEQQDRISAKGFGMGYIGSVVLLILNLIMVMSVPDEEKTQMMRYSFVLVGLWWIGFSQYTYYYLPNGKNSNKLHRNTFFNGFRELLKVWQQLKEIRPLKRYLGAFFVYSMAVQTVMIIAAYFGEKEVEWGGDGERTQGLIVSILLIQLIAVLGAWLTSKASKTFGNIITLIGINFLWILICAYAYFVVTPSDFYIAAASVGLVMGGIQSLSRSTYSKLIPEDTADTTSFFSFYDVAEKIGIVIGMFIYGYVTDITGKAQNAILFLILFFIVGLILLTRIPKK
- a CDS encoding alpha/beta fold hydrolase, producing MKHNKKSANANIPKGILLTAKVLQKLSSDLTVKFAQKLFATPLKHKIPKREFEMEENTIQKLLKIPEIGKEVMVYEYGKSDKKVLLVHGWSGRGTQLVKIADALIDLGYQTISFDAPAHGKSSGNTTLMTDFIASVMEIEKHYGPFEFAIGHSLGGMTVLNSIKQGLQVKKAVIIGSGDSVTDILKDFIGKLKLKAIYVQKMKEAFENELNGDMESYSGYVAAEAVSVPFLVIHDKDDEDVPYRASENIVKHLKQGSLYLTEGLGHRKILGDKKVIETLLQFLAN
- a CDS encoding M48 family metallopeptidase → MNLKVKLVLMALLGLVMACSKNPFTGKNSLALVPNSQILPMAFQQYDQFLSENKVITGTTEAKRVENVGRKIKTAAERWLNAHGYTGYLDGYEWDYKLVDSKEVNAWCMPGGKIVVYSGILPVCKDDAGLATVLGHEVAHALANHGQQRMSAGVLQQAGAAGVAIATGNKSVEEQQLWMTAYGAGSQYGAMLPFSRAHESEADMIGLTLMAIAGYNPDTAVTFWERMAAESGGSAPPEFMSTHPSNQTRIDNIKSLIPEAKKEAAAFGVTFK